Genomic segment of Candidatus Methanomethylicota archaeon:
CAAGAGGATGCATTAACAGTTTTAACATCCTTAATGCCAATCACACCCCTACCCATAACTATTAAATCATACATTAATCTACATTTAAAGCACACCATCAAAACATTGACATTAACATCTTTCTTACTTTTCAAATTGGCAACGCTAAATCTGTATAGCTCCAATGGGGAACCACACTTCTCACATTTCACACTTCTAAGGTCATTTAATGCTACTAGGAGATCCCTATAATACAATACGCACCACCCCTCCAAACAATTTAAGTTTAGGATTGCAATAGGACATGTATCTGGAGCTATAATATGAAGTTTTTCATTAAACAATGAGCATTTTGCTCAATTTAAATATCATGGAAACATTCACCCATCCCTCTAGTGATGATATGTGTGGGATTTATATATTTAAATTGGTAGAGAGAGATTGGTGAAAGTTTTGGTTGAAGAGTTGGCGGAGCTAATCGTCGAACTACCCACAGAGGATGAGAGGAGGAAGGCTGATATGCTTAGAATGCTACATGAAAACAAAATTGTATATAGAATTGAGGGGTCATACCTAATCGTTGAAGGATTTGGATTGGAAATGGTTTTTGAAGATGATGATAGGGAATTCTTCATAAAATATGAAGTTAAATTGGATAGGGGGAGGATTATAAAGTGGGTTTATGCGAAAATGGATGAACCAAACGTTTACTATAGGATTAAGGCGATACATTGCCCATCGAGTAGTGGGTATATTAAGGCTTTGAAGAGGAGGGGGATACCCTCCAATTGTATAAGGATGGCTTCAGAGGTTTTGAGGGATAGTGAAATTAGGGCTTAAGGCAAAGTTTACATCCAGTCTTATATCTGAATAGACGTTTAACTGTAATTATACATGATTCACAAACCCTTCTACCACAATTTGGGCATACCTTAACATGGTTAGTGCAAACCTCTCTACCACACGATGGACATTTATATACATGCTTATCACATATAATCCTACCACAAATACTGCAAACATGCTTCTCCTCATCAGTACAGAATTCTGCACCACATATACTGCACTTCCAAACATGATCTTTACAAACAACCCTACCGCAAACACTACATTTGTGGATGCAGTCTCTACATAATGGTTTACCACAAATTTCACAGTGAACTATGCTTTCACCACAAACTTCCCTCCCACAATCACCACATTTGGAGAGATGCTCAAGGTAGTGGATTTCACAATACGATTTACTGCAATCATCACATACATGTATATGCTCACTGCAATATGCAACTTCAGAAACGCATTTCACACAATGCTTAACACAATCAGAACAAAGCTTCTTCCCACATATGGAGCATGTATATGATTTCTCATTAACGCAGAAAATTCTTCCACAAACATCACATTTAAATGAATGTTCAGGACATATTGTGGCCTCGCAAGCACTACACTTCAATGAATGCCCACTGCACAATGGTGATAAACATATATTGCAAAATTCAAGTGAATTTAGGTTGGTTATTTGAGAGCCGCATACATCACATTTCCCATAAACCCCAACACTATTATACCCATTCCAATGTAAACTCAAATTCCTCTCTAAATCCTTAAGGGAAATCTTAACAGTTCCATCAAATATGGGAACCCATATGAGCCTAACATACTCCACATCCACATCCTTCCCACCCAAATTTATGACTACAGTTTTAAATTCACCCAAATCTTCAAATTCACTCTTCAACCTCCTCAACTCATCATTCATCTCCCTCTTAAGATCCTCAACAACCTTCTCCCTATACTCCAATTCAGAGTTAGATTCAGAAACCATCTTATTCAACTTTGAAAGCTTATCCTCCAAACTCTGAATCTTTGATGAAATGGAAATATACTCCCTTGAAGATGGATCAAGACCCCTCAACTTACTCTTCAAATCATTAATTGTGGAGATAAGCCTCTTCGCAGATTGAACCTTAACCTTAATGTCATCCCTAAGCGACTTTATTATGGCGTTATGTTTGGATATCTTAGCCTCATACTTCTCCACAACCTTCCTACACTTGGAATCGAAAATCTCTTTACCAGCCTCCCTAAGCCTACTCTTAAACTCCTCCAAATCTTCATTACACTTAGAGTAAACTTTGAATTTTGTGGAGTAATGTAGCTTGTAAGATAATTTTAATGATAGAAACTTCTTAAAATCCTTTACAATCTTCTCATACGAATTTAAACTCGATAAATCGATGTCCGGATTACGATAATTGATCTTATCAAAATTTGATGGCGATACAGATAATTCACTTTCATCGAAGGATTCAACGTCATAAGCCCTACTGGAATTGTAATCCAATTCCCCAGAAACATTTGATAATGGTATGAAAGCCCTATACTCATCGCTAAACTCCACATTGGGTTTAGAACGCTTAACATTAACAATGGCCTTAATATCCAAAGCTGGATAATAGTTCAAAATAACACCATTAAAATCGAATTTAAATGGAAATCTACTGTACAGATTTGATGATACGAACTTCAAATCAAACTTAACTGGTAGATGATATTGATTTATGAGTGGTGAAACCTTCGGTTTAGCTACAACCTCAACGGCTTTTGGAATTGCACCAAGCTTCATTAACCCCCTCCACTTAACCTCAGCATTCCTCAAAGAATCCTCCGAAATATAGTCGAGGGGGTTGAAGCCTGCTCCACCATGAATAGTCTCCCTACACCTAACCCTAACAATGTATGGCACTTTATCCACAGCTTCACCAGTAACTATGCACTCACCAATTCCAAGCCAAACTATGCTATCCTCCCAACCCCTACCAAGACCTCCACTCTCCACAGCTATGGATATATCGTTGGGGTCTGAGAGTCTATGTATAATCCAAGTTCCACTTAAACTTCGAACTGTGGTGTCGAGGAGTTGAGGTCTCTGAGATATTACTATGAGATTTGCACCAAACTTCCTCCCCTCCTGCGAGAACCTCCTCAAAACTATTTGGGATTCAGACTTCTCCCTACCAACAAACCTATGGGCTTCATCCAAAACCAAGTAGAATGGTGGAATCCTCCTAGCTATAGCTGCATCCAGAAGTTTATTAACCACCGATGCCACTATGGACACTTGATCATCTGAATCCAGCCCCCTCAAATTGATTATAACACACTTACCAGTGAGCACTAGATCCTCAGCGGAAACCTCACCTAAATATGATATATCGATATTTGCAGCCGCATTAAACTTCTTATCACCGAACTCTATTATCCTATCCACATAGCTAACTGGGTTAACACCGAATTCCATGCATCCAGATTTGGCTGCAACCTTTAAACTGGAGTATTCCCCATGAACATCAATTATTATTATTGGGATGTCCTTCTTCAAAAGCTCCTCAATCAAAACGCCAGCAGTATAGGATTTCCCGGAGCCAGGCTTACCCACAACGAAAATCCTATTCAAACGATCCACTGGAATATAAACTTTAACATTATAATTCCTCAACATACCAAGATATACGGATTTGGAGTAATCTGCCGTTAAACCAAGAGTTACACGTATATTATCTTCAGAAGCCGCGTAAACCTCTAAGCCAACCTTAAGCGGAGTATCTGGAGGTCTACCAAGACATGTACATGAAGCATAGAGGGTTTCACCCTCACGCCTAAGACTCTTAACGAAGAAGACATGCCAACGATCATCATGGTAAACCTCCACAAAATCATTATTCCTAACAGTCCCAATACATTTAAATTCAAATTCAGATGTGGATGGTGAACCAACAACTATGCCAATAGGTTTACGCTCAACCAACAAAGACCACTAAAAACTATTATGGGGAAAGTTTAATTTAACACTTTCACAACATGAATGGAAAGAATTATCTAAATGAAGTAGACTCATAGAATGGAGAGGAAATTTGGGATGGGTGTAAGTGTAGTCTACAGGCCTACAACATGGAGTTACATAGCAACACTACTACTCATAACCATAACTTTAACCATAATCTCACTAAGCTCAATACAAGTCTTCACAGAGGGGTTGATGATGCCACCACAAATAGCCATAATTGCATTCTACATATCCCTACTGGGCAGCGCCATAAACATACCACTAACATACATAAAAACAGTGGAATATGGATTATGCTATCAAGAAATAAACATTTTTGGCATAAGATGGTTTCTACCATCCATCGGCCTTAGGGAGAGGAAAACACTAATAGCGATAAATCTTGGTGGAGCAATAATACCATTAGCCATATCCACATACATTCTAACACGGCTACCCCAAACAGTAAACGTTTACATGAAGATAGCCATAGCCACAATAATAATATCCATAACCGTCAACAAGCTATCTAGGATTATACCTGGATTTGGCATAGCAGTCCCAGGATTCATACCACCACTAATAACCGCACTAACATCAATAGCCATATCAATGATTCCACCAAAATGCAACCCAGCATTCATAGCCTATATAAGTGGGACGCTTGGAACACTCATAGGTGCAGACCTAATGAACATGAATAGGATACCGGAGCTAGGTGCAAGCATGGTTAGTATAGGTGGAGCTGGAACATTCGATGGAATATACCTAACTGGAATAGTAGCTGTAGCCCTAACCCTAATGCTAATATAGATGATGAAACAACAAAGTTAAATGGGTATGGAAATGGATCTTGGGACACCAATAGAGATTAGGGGGGTTAAGGTTAGGAATAGGATTGTACTGCCACCCATGGCCACAGAACTGGCAACAGTCAATGGTGAAGTAACTGAGGATATCATAAAACATTATGATGAGAGGAGTAGGGGGCCTGGAATAGTTATAGTGGAACACTCCTACGTGGCGTTGAATGGGAAGGTTAGCCAAAGACAACTTGGAATATACAGCGAAAAACTAGTTGAGGGGCTTAGAAGACTTGCAGAGACAATAAGGGGGAATGGAGCTATAGCAATAATACAATTAAATCATGGAGGTGGAAGATCATCATCAAAGATAACTGGAGAGAAACCCATAGCACCATCAGCAATAAAACTTGAGGGGTGGACTGAAGAACCTAGGGAGATGACCCTAAAAGACTTCATTGAAGTTAAAGAAGCATTCAAAAGAGCTGCAGATATAGCTGTGAAGGCGGGATTCCATGGAGTTGAAATACATGGAGCACATGGATTCCTACTAAACCAATTCACATCACCAATAACCAATAGACGCCTAGACGCATATGGAGGAACCTTCGAAAAGAGGATTAAATTCCCATTGGAAATAGTGGAGGAGGTTAGGAGGGTTATTGGAGGGGGGAGGATACTATCATATAGGATTGGAGCTGATGACATGATGCCGGGGGGAGTAACCATAGAGGAATCCATGAAATTTGCAGTGAAACTTGAAGAATGCGGGGTTGACGTTATAAATGTTTCAGGGGGGTTATGCGGTTCCAGACCCCAAAATCTAACAGGTCAAGGATACTTCATCCCCCTAGCTGAAAAGATAAAATCTAAGGTTAAAATACCAGTAATAGGGGTTGGGGGGATAAGAGATCCAGATTACGCCAACAACTTAATTAAAAGTGGAAGAGTGGATTTAGTTGCAGTTGGAAGAGCCATGCTTGAAGATCCAAAATGGGCGGAGAAAGCTCTAGAGAAGATTAAATCAAAAACTACTTAAGCGATTGAACCCTCTTGGACAATTGCTCCATAAGCTTCTCTTCCTCAATGGCATGCCTCTCTTCAAGGGTTAAATCCTCTGGAAGCCAGCTTGGCTTATCCTTCCTACCCTCAAAATACTTTCTAATAGCTCTCCTCAAAGCACCCACAGCCAGAACTCCACAATGATATTTAACGCTTGGTAGTCCTCCCAACTCTTCAGTTATAGTTTTCCAATCAATATTCCAAGCCTCTTCAAGACTCTTACCCTTAATCATCTCAGTCATTATGCTTGCAGCAGCAATGTTAGCTGCACAACCATAACTCTCGAAACTAGCCTTCTCAATGGTTTTACCATCACTTGAAAGTTTAATGTATATTGCAATCATATCTCCACAAGCCAAGCTACCCGCAGTTCCATGTATCTCTGCATCCGGTATTGCCCCAAGATTCTTAGGATTCCTAAATAACTCCAAAACCTTTGGGGAATATATTAATGGTATTCTACTGGACAAACTCCATCACCCCGATTTAAATGGGCTAATAGATCTAACCCTACCCACAGCTTTAGGGATATTCTCCAAAACGTATTTTATGTCATCAGAACTATGCATTGGCGTAACCTTCATCAATATACTTCCATGAGCCTCTTCAAACCTCCTACCAATGGCTATTAGGACGTGGCTTGGCTGAAGAATCCTACTGGTACATGCACTACCACTTGAAACGTATATCCCCCTCAAACTAAGCTCCACAGTTAAAGCTTCACCTTCACAATATATGAAGCTTATGTTAACATTATCTGAAACCCTACGCCCCCCTCTAGGACCATTAAGTATGGAGTGATCCACCGAGTTTAGAATTCCATCTATGAGCATATCCCTAAACCCCATCATCTTAGAATTAAATTCACTAAAATTATTCATCATAACCTCCACAGCCTTAGCGAAACCACATATTGCTGGAACATTCTCCAATCCAGGCCAAAGCCTCTGCGTACTTAACTGACCATAAAGTATTGGTTCAAGGTTCAATCCATCCCTAACATATAGGCATGCAGCCCCCTTAGGGCCGAAAACCTTATGACTACTGAAACTAGCTAAATCCACACCCAAATCCTTTAAGTTAAATTTAACTCTACCAAGAGCATCCACAGCATCCGTGTGTAAAACTATATTCTCATCACGATCCTTAACAACCTCAACAATCCCCCTCAAATCCTGTATAACGCCAATCTCATGATTAACCATCCCCACACTAACCATAAGAGTATTGGAATCTATAAGCGAGGATAAAGCATCTAAATCCACAAACCCCTCACCATCCACAGGTATCTTAACCACTTCAAAACCATATTTAGCCAAACTCTCAGCTGCATGAATTACACTTAAATGCTCAATACTTGAAACGAGAATCTTCCTCCTAGAAGAATCTCCATGAGCCTTTGCAAAACCTAAGACAGCCAAATTATTGGCTTCAGTTCCACTATGGAGGTAAACTATTTCATCTGAATTGCATCCTAAAGCCCTAGATATAACCTCTGAGGATTTAACTAGAACTTCATAAGACTCCCAACCAACCTTATGCGTTATAGATGGATGACCATAACCATAAGAAACATAACAATCAACCATAGCTTTAAGAGCCTCGGGAAATATTAACCCAGAATTCTCAGAATCCAAATAAACCTCCCTAGGTGGAATCCCATGAAGCTTAATTAAATCCTCAGCATCACGTTTAATTTCACTACCCATAAACACATACCAAATAACAATAGTAATAATTAAATAAAAATGTTACCAAACATTATTTAGAGATGAGTATAAATGTTGAATGTAGAGGAGATAAGGAAAGACTTCCCAATACTCTCAAGGGAGATTAATGGTAAGAGGCTAATATACTTCGACAATGCAGCCACAACACAGAAACCAGTACAAGTGATAAATAGGATTATGGAATTCTACATGAAAAACCATGCAAACATACATAGAGGTATACATACATTAAGTCAAGAAGCATCACAACTATACGAGGAAGCTAGAGAAACGATTGCAAAGATGATAAATGCAGATCCAAGGGAGATAGTATTCACAAAGAATACCACTGAAGCCATAAACATAATAGCATATACATGGGCTTTGAGAAAGTTGAAGAGTGGAGATGAAATAATAACATCATTAATGGAGCATCATAGCAACATAACACCATGGATAACACTATCACAATTAATAGGGGTGAAAGTGAAGTTCATAGGGGTAAATGCAGATGGAAAACTAAAGATGGAAGATATACCAAAACTAATAAACAAAAGGACAAAGCTAATAACGATAACACATGCCTCCAACGTCCTCGGAACAATAAACGACGTGAAAGGGATAGTGAAGATAGCACATGAAAATGGAATTCCAGTAGCAGTGGATGCGGCACAATCAGCACCACACATACCAATAAACGTGAAGAATATGGATTGCGAATTCCTAGCCTTCAGCGGACACAAAATGCTTGGACCATCAGGAACAGGAGTCCTATACATTAAAAGCGAAATACTCAAGGAAATTGAACCAACAGTTAGTGGTGGAGGGACAATAAAGAATGTTAAATGGATTCCGGAAATGGGGACATGCAAAATAGATTGGGGGGAGGGGCCTGAAAAGCTGGAAGCTGGAACACCAAACATAGCTGGAGTAATAGGGCTTGGTGAAGCAGCCAAATACCTAATGAAGATAGGGTTGGAGGAAGTTGAGAGACATGAGAGGATGCTGGTGGAAGAAACCATGAAAGGGTTGATGGAAATAGGGGATGTCAAAATTTATGGACCGAAAAATCCAAATGAAAGGGTTGGTATAGTGGCATTCAACATCAATGGATTAAACCCACATCAAACAGCACTAATACTAGACCAATATGGAATAGCAGTGAGAAGCGGATTCCACTGCGCAGAACCAATACACCAAATAATTGGAGCAGAGGAGGGGAGTGTAAGGGCAAGCTACTACATATACAACACAAAACCAGAAGTGGAAGAAATGCTCAATGTAATTAGGGAGATGGTGGAGATGAAGAGGAATGGAGAAGTACGTTAAACAAATCATAAAGGCATGTGGAAAGGAAGCAGACTACATAGTTGTATTGAAAATGGACAAAACGATGGAAGCCATGGAGAAATTGAAGAATGAACTAAAGGAGGCAATGGATTTCGGAGGACTATACATTAAGGGGAAATTCAATGGAACTGAACTAAACATATTCAGAACGGGGAAAATACTTATTAGAGGAATTGAAAGCGAAGAAGATTTAAAGAGAATTCTAAACAAAATCTTCAGCTAGGGAGATGAATAGAATTGCAAGAAGAAGTGGAAGTTAAAACCCACACAGCACTACACGTATTGAAGGGAGCTGTTAGAAAGGTTTTGGGAGCTAAATGGACTGCAAGCGTATACGTTAAAGGGAATCATGGAAGATTAACAGTTCAATATGATAGGAAACCAACACAAGAAGAATTGAAGAGGATAGAGGAATTAGCAAACAAGAAGGTTTTGGAGAATGTGCCAGTGAAGGTTATTGAAATGGATAGAGGTGAAGCGGAAAGAGTTTTTGGAGATGAAATGTACGATCTATTCCCAGTACCAGAAGATGTGAAGACCTTATCCATAGTCATAATAGAAGATTGGAATATAAATGCATGCAACAAGATGCATACAAAAACCACAGGGGAAATTGGTTACATAAAGATAGAAGATGCGAGATTTAGACCTTCAAAGAAGCTTCTAGAAATAAGTTTCAATGTAACTTCATGATTTCAGATTATAAGCATCTTTCAATGTGAAGTTAGAGAATATTTTGAAATTAACTGGCCATACGCCATCACAGAATACCCAGTTTATATTAAACTTAGTATGGCTCAATTATCTCTATTTCAGCTTCTTTAACTCCTGGAACTGATTCAGCAGCCTTCTTAACGCTTAGAATCAAGTATCTTGCAAGTGGACACATGAAGGATGGAACTGTTAAACTCATCTTTATTTTAACTTTACCCTCAGAGATTATGGATACATCCTTTATAAGCCCCATATCCACAACGCTCAATCCAACTTCTGGATCTATAACCTCCTTAAGCTTATCCATAATTGCAGACACCAAAATTTCATTCCCACTCAAGAAATATGCACCAACACATCATTTGGATTTGCATATAATTAAATGTTTCCAAAGCCCCCTAGAACCCCCTTCTAAGAGCCTTCCTCTCAGCTTCCATAATCTTCTCATAAAATGCATCTGAAGCTTCCTTGAAGGATTCAAGTATTGGTTTAACTGTTCTAGCGTTAAGTCCTCTACCGGCAAGGGCTATTGCAGCCAACTTCCCATACTCGGATATTAGCTTAGCATTCTCAATTGCTTCTTCAACGATCCTCCTCTCCTCGGAGTTAAGTTTAGATCCACGTTTACCCACAATACTCTTTACAATATCTTCATCAACATCAAGTGGTGCAATGAGCTTTGAACCACAAACTTCACATTTAACTTCTACATCCAAATCATTTATCCTAATAGGCTTCCACCAATCCCAATTCTCAACACAAACGAAGAATCTAACTTCATTTAGCAATCTTGCCTTA
This window contains:
- a CDS encoding NADH:flavin oxidoreductase codes for the protein MGMEMDLGTPIEIRGVKVRNRIVLPPMATELATVNGEVTEDIIKHYDERSRGPGIVIVEHSYVALNGKVSQRQLGIYSEKLVEGLRRLAETIRGNGAIAIIQLNHGGGRSSSKITGEKPIAPSAIKLEGWTEEPREMTLKDFIEVKEAFKRAADIAVKAGFHGVEIHGAHGFLLNQFTSPITNRRLDAYGGTFEKRIKFPLEIVEEVRRVIGGGRILSYRIGADDMMPGGVTIEESMKFAVKLEECGVDVINVSGGLCGSRPQNLTGQGYFIPLAEKIKSKVKIPVIGVGGIRDPDYANNLIKSGRVDLVAVGRAMLEDPKWAEKALEKIKSKTT
- a CDS encoding iron-sulfur cluster assembly protein yields the protein MSGNEILVSAIMDKLKEVIDPEVGLSVVDMGLIKDVSIISEGKVKIKMSLTVPSFMCPLARYLILSVKKAAESVPGVKEAEIEIIEPY
- a CDS encoding DUF87 domain-containing protein, with the protein product MVERKPIGIVVGSPSTSEFEFKCIGTVRNNDFVEVYHDDRWHVFFVKSLRREGETLYASCTCLGRPPDTPLKVGLEVYAASEDNIRVTLGLTADYSKSVYLGMLRNYNVKVYIPVDRLNRIFVVGKPGSGKSYTAGVLIEELLKKDIPIIIIDVHGEYSSLKVAAKSGCMEFGVNPVSYVDRIIEFGDKKFNAAANIDISYLGEVSAEDLVLTGKCVIINLRGLDSDDQVSIVASVVNKLLDAAIARRIPPFYLVLDEAHRFVGREKSESQIVLRRFSQEGRKFGANLIVISQRPQLLDTTVRSLSGTWIIHRLSDPNDISIAVESGGLGRGWEDSIVWLGIGECIVTGEAVDKVPYIVRVRCRETIHGGAGFNPLDYISEDSLRNAEVKWRGLMKLGAIPKAVEVVAKPKVSPLINQYHLPVKFDLKFVSSNLYSRFPFKFDFNGVILNYYPALDIKAIVNVKRSKPNVEFSDEYRAFIPLSNVSGELDYNSSRAYDVESFDESELSVSPSNFDKINYRNPDIDLSSLNSYEKIVKDFKKFLSLKLSYKLHYSTKFKVYSKCNEDLEEFKSRLREAGKEIFDSKCRKVVEKYEAKISKHNAIIKSLRDDIKVKVQSAKRLISTINDLKSKLRGLDPSSREYISISSKIQSLEDKLSKLNKMVSESNSELEYREKVVEDLKREMNDELRRLKSEFEDLGEFKTVVINLGGKDVDVEYVRLIWVPIFDGTVKISLKDLERNLSLHWNGYNSVGVYGKCDVCGSQITNLNSLEFCNICLSPLCSGHSLKCSACEATICPEHSFKCDVCGRIFCVNEKSYTCSICGKKLCSDCVKHCVKCVSEVAYCSEHIHVCDDCSKSYCEIHYLEHLSKCGDCGREVCGESIVHCEICGKPLCRDCIHKCSVCGRVVCKDHVWKCSICGAEFCTDEEKHVCSICGRIICDKHVYKCPSCGREVCTNHVKVCPNCGRRVCESCIITVKRLFRYKTGCKLCLKP
- a CDS encoding alanyl-tRNA editing protein, translating into MQEEVEVKTHTALHVLKGAVRKVLGAKWTASVYVKGNHGRLTVQYDRKPTQEELKRIEELANKKVLENVPVKVIEMDRGEAERVFGDEMYDLFPVPEDVKTLSIVIIEDWNINACNKMHTKTTGEIGYIKIEDARFRPSKKLLEISFNVTS
- a CDS encoding cysteine desulfurase; its protein translation is MGSEIKRDAEDLIKLHGIPPREVYLDSENSGLIFPEALKAMVDCYVSYGYGHPSITHKVGWESYEVLVKSSEVISRALGCNSDEIVYLHSGTEANNLAVLGFAKAHGDSSRRKILVSSIEHLSVIHAAESLAKYGFEVVKIPVDGEGFVDLDALSSLIDSNTLMVSVGMVNHEIGVIQDLRGIVEVVKDRDENIVLHTDAVDALGRVKFNLKDLGVDLASFSSHKVFGPKGAACLYVRDGLNLEPILYGQLSTQRLWPGLENVPAICGFAKAVEVMMNNFSEFNSKMMGFRDMLIDGILNSVDHSILNGPRGGRRVSDNVNISFIYCEGEALTVELSLRGIYVSSGSACTSRILQPSHVLIAIGRRFEEAHGSILMKVTPMHSSDDIKYVLENIPKAVGRVRSISPFKSG
- a CDS encoding iron-sulfur cluster assembly scaffold protein translates to MSSRIPLIYSPKVLELFRNPKNLGAIPDAEIHGTAGSLACGDMIAIYIKLSSDGKTIEKASFESYGCAANIAAASIMTEMIKGKSLEEAWNIDWKTITEELGGLPSVKYHCGVLAVGALRRAIRKYFEGRKDKPSWLPEDLTLEERHAIEEEKLMEQLSKRVQSLK
- a CDS encoding cysteine desulfurase, producing the protein MLNVEEIRKDFPILSREINGKRLIYFDNAATTQKPVQVINRIMEFYMKNHANIHRGIHTLSQEASQLYEEARETIAKMINADPREIVFTKNTTEAINIIAYTWALRKLKSGDEIITSLMEHHSNITPWITLSQLIGVKVKFIGVNADGKLKMEDIPKLINKRTKLITITHASNVLGTINDVKGIVKIAHENGIPVAVDAAQSAPHIPINVKNMDCEFLAFSGHKMLGPSGTGVLYIKSEILKEIEPTVSGGGTIKNVKWIPEMGTCKIDWGEGPEKLEAGTPNIAGVIGLGEAAKYLMKIGLEEVERHERMLVEETMKGLMEIGDVKIYGPKNPNERVGIVAFNINGLNPHQTALILDQYGIAVRSGFHCAEPIHQIIGAEEGSVRASYYIYNTKPEVEEMLNVIREMVEMKRNGEVR
- a CDS encoding DUF1614 domain-containing protein → MERKFGMGVSVVYRPTTWSYIATLLLITITLTIISLSSIQVFTEGLMMPPQIAIIAFYISLLGSAINIPLTYIKTVEYGLCYQEINIFGIRWFLPSIGLRERKTLIAINLGGAIIPLAISTYILTRLPQTVNVYMKIAIATIIISITVNKLSRIIPGFGIAVPGFIPPLITALTSIAISMIPPKCNPAFIAYISGTLGTLIGADLMNMNRIPELGASMVSIGGAGTFDGIYLTGIVAVALTLMLI